In Dolichospermum flos-aquae CCAP 1403/13F, the following proteins share a genomic window:
- a CDS encoding glutaminase, whose product MLGIKSINIHNLSIWVEQAKTQAAKGKVIERIPKLATANPNSFAVYISCESGENYSLGDTDCVFPFMSVIKPFSLLYLLEYYGEKQVLQWVGVKPSDAPFNSLVQLIADNGYPRNPMINSGAITLADKLPGKDGNECTQLFCEWLNKLAGTQLYIDTDILASVRASHSQINIDIANYLYESGNLNNIELSLNVYEQICCISGRVEDLANLGKVLACKSEVINNKHRQIVNTVMLTCGLYEASAEYAVKIGLPIKSGIGGGLIAIIPNQGAMSSAIAAIASYSPALDIVGNPVAGLALMETLSQSLQLSIFS is encoded by the coding sequence GTGCTAGGAATAAAAAGCATTAATATACATAATTTATCTATCTGGGTAGAACAAGCTAAAACCCAAGCAGCAAAAGGAAAAGTTATTGAACGCATTCCTAAATTAGCTACGGCTAATCCTAACTCATTTGCTGTTTATATAAGTTGTGAATCAGGAGAAAATTATAGTTTAGGAGATACCGATTGTGTATTTCCATTTATGAGTGTCATTAAGCCATTTTCTCTACTATACCTGCTGGAATATTACGGGGAAAAACAGGTTTTGCAATGGGTTGGGGTTAAACCCTCGGATGCGCCTTTTAATTCTTTAGTGCAATTAATAGCAGATAATGGATATCCTCGCAACCCCATGATTAATAGTGGTGCTATTACTCTCGCTGATAAGTTGCCAGGAAAAGATGGAAATGAATGCACACAATTGTTTTGTGAATGGTTAAATAAATTAGCAGGTACTCAATTATATATAGACACAGATATTCTAGCTTCAGTTCGTGCTAGTCACTCTCAAATAAATATAGATATTGCCAACTATCTCTACGAATCTGGAAATTTAAATAATATTGAATTATCTCTAAACGTTTATGAACAAATATGCTGTATCTCTGGACGGGTAGAGGATTTAGCGAACCTGGGAAAAGTGTTAGCCTGTAAAAGCGAAGTTATAAATAATAAACACCGTCAAATTGTGAATACGGTGATGTTAACTTGTGGTTTATATGAAGCTTCCGCAGAATACGCTGTCAAAATTGGCTTACCAATAAAATCGGGTATTGGTGGTGGACTTATTGCCATTATACCAAATCAGGGAGCGATGTCTTCAGCGATCGCTGCGATCGCCAGCTACAGTCCTGCTTTAGACATTGTAGGTAATCCTGTAGCTGGTTTGGCACTAATGGAAACTTTATCTCAAAGTTTGCAACTGAGTATTTTTAGTTAA
- the psaA gene encoding photosystem I core protein PsaA produces the protein MTISPPEREEKKARVIVDNDPVPTSFEKWAKPGHFDRSLSRGPKTTTWIWDLHALAHDFDTHTSDLEDISRKIFAAHFGHLSIVAIWLSGMLFHGAKFSNYEAWLADPLGIKPSAQTVWSIVGQDILNGDMGGGFRGIQITSGLFQVWRGWGITSSFQLYVTAIGGLVLAGLFLFAGWFHYHKRAPKLEWFQNVESMLNHHLSVLLGCGSLGWAGHLIHVSAPINNLLDAGVAAKDIPLPHELLFNTAKMAELYPGFASGLTPFFTLNWGAYADILTFKGGLNPVTGGLWMTDISHHHLAIAVLFIVAGHMYRTNWGIGHNIKDILEAHKGPFTGEGHKGLYENLTTSWHAQLATNLAFLGSLTIIIAHHMYAMPPYPYLATDYATQLCIFTHHIWIGGFLIVGGAAHAAIFMVRDYDPVVNQNNVLDRVIRHRDAIISHLNWVSIFLGFHSFGLYIHNDTMRALGRPQDMFSDSAIQLQPVFAQWVQNLHTLAPGNTAPNALQVVSHAFGGGLVAVGGKVAMMPIALGTADFMVHHIHAFTIHVTVLILLKGVLYARSSRLIPDKANLGFRFPCDGPGRGGTCQVSGWDHIFLGLFWMYNSLSIVIFHFSWKMQSDVWGTVDADGTVNHITGGNFAESAITINGWLRDFLWAQATQVINSYGTELSAYGLMFLGAHFIWAFSLMFLFSGRGYWQELIESIVWAHNKLKVAPTIQPRALSITQGRAVGVAHYLLGGIATTWAFFHAHILSVG, from the coding sequence ATGACGATTAGTCCTCCGGAGCGAGAGGAAAAAAAAGCAAGAGTGATCGTTGACAATGATCCGGTTCCTACCTCATTTGAAAAATGGGCAAAGCCAGGACATTTCGACAGATCCTTATCGAGAGGCCCAAAAACCACAACCTGGATTTGGGATCTCCATGCCCTCGCCCATGATTTTGATACACATACAAGCGATTTAGAAGACATCTCCCGCAAGATATTCGCCGCTCACTTCGGACATTTGTCCATAGTAGCAATCTGGTTGAGCGGGATGTTGTTCCACGGTGCTAAGTTCTCTAACTACGAAGCTTGGCTGGCTGACCCGTTAGGCATTAAGCCTAGCGCTCAAACTGTTTGGTCTATTGTTGGTCAAGACATTTTAAATGGTGATATGGGCGGCGGTTTCCGCGGCATTCAAATCACATCTGGCTTGTTCCAAGTATGGCGTGGCTGGGGTATCACTAGCTCCTTCCAGCTATATGTAACTGCAATTGGCGGCTTGGTATTAGCAGGCTTGTTCTTATTTGCTGGCTGGTTCCACTACCACAAACGCGCTCCTAAACTGGAATGGTTCCAGAACGTGGAGTCAATGCTGAATCATCACTTATCAGTGTTGCTAGGCTGTGGTTCTTTAGGATGGGCTGGTCACTTAATTCACGTTTCTGCACCAATCAACAATCTGTTAGATGCAGGTGTGGCAGCTAAGGACATTCCATTGCCTCATGAATTGCTGTTTAATACAGCAAAAATGGCAGAACTTTACCCTGGTTTCGCCAGTGGTTTAACACCTTTCTTCACCTTAAATTGGGGCGCTTACGCGGATATCCTCACATTTAAGGGCGGTTTAAACCCAGTTACAGGCGGCTTGTGGATGACTGATATTTCTCATCACCACCTAGCGATCGCTGTACTGTTCATCGTTGCTGGTCATATGTACCGTACCAACTGGGGTATCGGTCACAACATCAAAGATATTCTAGAAGCTCATAAAGGTCCTTTCACTGGCGAAGGTCACAAAGGTCTTTACGAAAACCTCACCACTTCTTGGCACGCTCAATTAGCTACTAACCTAGCTTTCTTGGGTTCCTTGACAATCATCATCGCCCATCATATGTACGCGATGCCTCCCTATCCTTACTTGGCAACTGATTACGCAACACAATTGTGTATCTTCACTCACCATATTTGGATCGGTGGTTTCTTGATTGTTGGTGGCGCTGCTCACGCAGCCATCTTCATGGTGCGGGATTACGATCCTGTTGTTAACCAAAACAACGTATTGGATCGCGTGATTCGTCACCGTGACGCTATCATTTCTCACCTCAATTGGGTATCTATATTCTTAGGCTTCCATAGCTTTGGTTTATACATTCACAATGACACCATGCGTGCCTTGGGTCGTCCCCAGGATATGTTCTCCGACAGTGCAATTCAATTGCAACCAGTATTTGCTCAATGGGTGCAAAACCTGCACACATTAGCTCCCGGCAACACAGCACCTAACGCTCTTCAAGTAGTTAGTCATGCTTTTGGTGGCGGATTGGTAGCTGTAGGCGGTAAGGTCGCAATGATGCCCATTGCTTTGGGTACAGCGGACTTCATGGTTCACCACATCCACGCATTCACCATTCACGTTACTGTTCTCATCTTGCTCAAAGGTGTATTGTATGCCCGCAGTTCTCGTCTGATTCCAGACAAGGCTAACTTAGGCTTCAGATTCCCTTGCGATGGTCCAGGTCGTGGCGGTACTTGCCAAGTTTCCGGTTGGGATCACATCTTCCTCGGACTCTTCTGGATGTATAACTCCTTATCAATTGTAATTTTCCACTTCAGTTGGAAGATGCAGTCTGATGTATGGGGAACAGTAGATGCAGATGGTACAGTAAATCACATTACTGGCGGTAACTTTGCTGAAAGTGCTATCACCATCAACGGTTGGTTACGTGACTTCTTGTGGGCGCAAGCTACACAAGTAATCAACTCCTACGGAACTGAGTTATCCGCTTACGGACTCATGTTCTTAGGCGCTCACTTCATTTGGGCGTTCAGCTTAATGTTCCTGTTCAGTGGTCGTGGCTACTGGCAAGAATTAATTGAGTCCATTGTTTGGGCGCACAATAAACTGAAAGTAGCCCCAACAATTCAGCCTCGCGCACTGAGCATCACTCAAGGTCGGGCTGTAGGTGTGGCTCACTACCTATTAGGAGGAATTGCCACCACTTGGGCATTCTTCCACGCACACATCCTTTCAGTAGGATAA
- the psaB gene encoding photosystem I core protein PsaB, protein MATKFPKFSQDLAQDPTTRRIWYAIATGNDFESHDGMTEENLYQKIFATHFGHLAIIFLWASSLLFHVAWQGNFEQWIKDPLHVRPIAHAIWDPHFGQPAIEAFTQAGASNPVNIAYSGVYHWWYTIGMRTNTELYTGSVGLLLLAALFLFAGWLHLQPKFRPSLSWFKSAEPRLNHHLSALFGVSSLAWAGHLVHVAIPESRGIHVGWDNFLTVAPHPEGLTPFFTGNWGVYAQNPDTAGQLFGTSTGAGTAILTFLGGFHPQTESLWLTDMAHHHLAIAVLFIIAGHMYRTNFGIGHSIKEMLNSKSGLVPGSKSEGQFNLPHQGLYDTINNSLHFQLSLALASLGTICSLVAQHMYALPPYAFIAKDYTTQAALYTHHQYIAGFLMVGAFAHAAIFWVRDYDPEQNKGNVLDRMLQHKEAIISHLSWVSLFLGFHTLGLYVHNDVVVAFGTPEKQILIEPVFAQFIQAAQGKALYGLNVLLSNPDSIAYTAYPNAGNVWLSGWLDAINSGTNSLFLTIGPGDFLVHHAFALAIHTTTLVLVKGALDARGSKLMPDKKDFGYAFPCDGPGRGGTCDISAWDSFYLSMFWMLNTIGWVTFYWHWKHLGIWQGNVAQFNENSTYLMGWFRDYLWANSAQLINGYNPYGMNNLSVWAWMFLFGHLVWATGFMFLISWRGYWQELIETLVWAHERTPLANLVRWKDKPVALSIVQARVVGLAHFTVGYILTYAAFLIASTAGKFG, encoded by the coding sequence ATGGCAACAAAATTTCCAAAATTTAGCCAGGATCTCGCACAGGACCCGACTACTCGTCGGATTTGGTATGCGATCGCTACAGGCAACGACTTTGAAAGCCACGATGGCATGACGGAAGAAAATCTTTACCAAAAGATTTTCGCTACGCACTTCGGTCATTTGGCAATCATCTTCCTGTGGGCATCCAGCCTCCTGTTCCACGTGGCCTGGCAAGGTAACTTTGAACAGTGGATTAAAGATCCCCTGCACGTCCGTCCCATTGCCCATGCAATTTGGGACCCTCACTTCGGTCAGCCTGCAATTGAAGCTTTCACCCAGGCTGGTGCAAGCAACCCTGTAAACATTGCTTACTCCGGTGTTTATCACTGGTGGTACACCATCGGGATGCGGACAAACACAGAACTATATACTGGTTCTGTTGGTTTGCTCTTGTTGGCAGCATTGTTCCTGTTTGCTGGTTGGTTACATTTACAACCCAAGTTCCGTCCTAGCCTCTCTTGGTTTAAGAGTGCTGAACCCCGTCTAAACCACCACTTATCGGCTTTATTCGGTGTTAGTTCTCTCGCTTGGGCAGGTCACTTGGTTCACGTTGCTATTCCTGAATCTCGTGGTATCCACGTGGGCTGGGATAACTTCTTGACTGTAGCTCCCCATCCAGAAGGTTTAACTCCTTTCTTCACAGGTAACTGGGGCGTTTATGCTCAAAACCCTGACACCGCTGGCCAGTTATTTGGTACTTCCACTGGTGCTGGGACTGCGATTCTCACCTTCTTGGGCGGTTTCCACCCCCAAACAGAATCCTTGTGGTTGACTGACATGGCTCACCACCACTTGGCGATCGCAGTTTTGTTCATCATCGCTGGTCATATGTACCGGACTAACTTCGGAATTGGTCACAGCATCAAAGAAATGCTGAACTCCAAATCTGGTTTAGTTCCCGGTAGCAAGAGCGAAGGTCAGTTCAACCTGCCCCACCAAGGTCTTTACGACACCATCAACAACTCCCTGCACTTCCAGTTGTCATTAGCTTTGGCATCTTTGGGAACTATCTGTTCCTTGGTAGCGCAGCATATGTACGCTCTGCCTCCTTATGCGTTCATCGCTAAGGATTACACCACACAGGCAGCACTGTACACCCACCACCAGTACATCGCTGGTTTCTTGATGGTTGGTGCTTTTGCTCACGCAGCAATTTTCTGGGTTCGTGACTACGATCCTGAACAAAACAAAGGTAACGTCCTTGACCGGATGTTACAACACAAAGAAGCGATCATCTCCCACCTTAGCTGGGTATCTCTCTTCTTGGGTTTCCACACCCTGGGTTTATATGTTCACAACGACGTAGTTGTTGCGTTCGGTACTCCTGAAAAACAAATCTTGATTGAGCCAGTATTTGCTCAATTCATCCAAGCTGCCCAAGGTAAAGCTCTGTATGGCTTGAATGTACTGTTGTCTAACCCCGACAGTATTGCTTACACCGCTTACCCCAATGCTGGTAACGTTTGGTTGTCTGGCTGGTTAGATGCCATCAACTCTGGCACAAATTCTTTGTTCTTGACCATTGGACCTGGCGATTTCTTGGTTCACCACGCTTTCGCTTTGGCTATCCACACCACCACCTTGGTACTCGTTAAGGGTGCTTTGGATGCGCGTGGTTCTAAACTGATGCCCGATAAAAAGGACTTCGGTTATGCGTTCCCCTGCGACGGTCCCGGCCGTGGCGGTACTTGCGATATCTCCGCATGGGACTCTTTCTACCTGTCTATGTTCTGGATGTTGAATACCATTGGTTGGGTAACCTTCTACTGGCACTGGAAACATCTAGGTATTTGGCAAGGTAACGTTGCTCAGTTCAACGAAAACTCTACCTACCTGATGGGCTGGTTCCGTGATTACCTCTGGGCTAACTCTGCTCAGTTGATTAACGGTTACAACCCCTACGGCATGAATAACCTGTCTGTTTGGGCTTGGATGTTCCTCTTTGGACACCTCGTCTGGGCTACTGGTTTCATGTTCCTCATCTCTTGGAGAGGTTACTGGCAAGAGTTAATTGAAACCTTGGTTTGGGCGCACGAACGTACTCCTTTAGCTAACTTGGTTCGCTGGAAGGACAAACCCGTTGCTCTCTCCATTGTTCAAGCTCGTGTGGTTGGTTTAGCTCACTTCACTGTTGGCTACATCCTCACCTACGCAGCGTTCCTCATTGCTTCTACTGCTGGTAAGTTCGGTTGA
- the aroB gene encoding 3-dehydroquinate synthase, producing the protein MSSVIKVDIPEKSYDITIAPGSLDQLGEQMASLKLSKKVLLVSNPMIFKYYGERAIASLENAGFQVVSYNLPPGERYKTLNSIQKLYDIALENRLERSSTMVALGGGVIGDMTGFAAATWLRGINVVQVPTSLLAMVDSAIGGKTGVNHPHGKNLIGAFHQPSLVLIDPEVLKTLPAREFRAGMAEVIKYGIIWDTELFTQLTASKHLDQLRYVKSDLINSILTHSCQAKADVVSKDEKESGIRAILNYGHTIGHAVESLTEYRLFKHGEAVGIGMVAAGGIAVKLGLWTQGDTERQNALIKKAGLPTQIPADLDIEALIDALQLDKKVKSGKVRFVLPIQIGAVKITDEVPTDIIREVLLGK; encoded by the coding sequence GGGAGTTTAGATCAACTAGGTGAACAAATGGCGAGTTTGAAACTAAGTAAAAAAGTATTGCTAGTTTCCAACCCCATGATATTTAAATACTATGGCGAAAGAGCGATCGCCTCTTTAGAAAATGCCGGTTTTCAAGTCGTCAGTTACAACCTACCCCCAGGTGAACGCTACAAAACCCTCAACTCCATTCAGAAACTCTACGACATCGCCCTTGAAAATCGCCTAGAACGCTCCTCAACAATGGTGGCATTAGGAGGAGGTGTTATTGGTGATATGACAGGCTTTGCCGCCGCCACATGGCTCAGAGGCATCAACGTTGTGCAAGTTCCCACCAGTCTCCTAGCAATGGTAGACTCAGCTATTGGTGGTAAAACCGGCGTAAATCATCCCCACGGTAAAAACTTGATTGGTGCATTTCATCAACCCAGTCTAGTTTTAATTGACCCAGAAGTATTAAAAACCCTTCCAGCACGGGAATTTCGAGCAGGAATGGCAGAGGTGATCAAGTACGGTATTATTTGGGACACCGAACTGTTTACTCAACTAACAGCAAGTAAACACCTAGATCAACTCCGCTATGTAAAATCCGACCTGATAAACAGCATATTAACTCATTCCTGTCAAGCAAAGGCAGATGTTGTCAGCAAAGATGAAAAAGAATCTGGAATCAGGGCAATTTTAAATTATGGTCATACTATCGGTCATGCAGTAGAAAGCCTCACAGAGTACCGTTTATTCAAACATGGTGAAGCTGTCGGTATTGGTATGGTAGCAGCAGGAGGCATTGCTGTAAAATTAGGACTTTGGACACAAGGAGATACAGAACGTCAAAACGCCTTAATCAAAAAAGCAGGTTTACCCACCCAAATACCCGCAGATTTAGATATTGAAGCTCTTATTGATGCTTTGCAATTAGACAAAAAAGTTAAATCTGGCAAGGTTCGCTTCGTACTACCAATCCAAATTGGCGCAGTTAAAATTACCGACGAAGTACCAACAGACATAATTAGAGAAGTATTGTTAGGGAAGTAG